From Bufo gargarizans isolate SCDJY-AF-19 chromosome 10, ASM1485885v1, whole genome shotgun sequence, the proteins below share one genomic window:
- the DDB2 gene encoding DNA damage-binding protein 2, giving the protein MRPKRSGQGKNTSEASSQKKEPEEEPPGKRKREPDPGVDKGSKKSGRKKNVTQDAPECSKGLQERKKYHKPEDIQTSIVHYLYRSTVGGNVRAKCLQTPFLRSLASYILYRTNSPFDRRVTTLEWHPTHPNTVAVGSKGGDIILWDYEQLNNTMIPGIGAGGCITGMKFDPFNPNQLYTSSVAGSTVLQDFTGRTVQIYTNTEDWAMWYCSLDVSASQRCVVTGDNVGNVVLLETCGKEIFKVRLHKKKVTHVEFNPRCDWLLATASVDQTVKLWDLRNIKDKSSCLYTLPHARGVNSAYFSPWDGAKLLTTDQHSEIRVYSACDWSQPQRIIPHPHRQFQHLTAIKATWHPRYDLIVAGRYPDPQFPGYTADELRTVDVFDGQNGNIVCQLYDPYASGIVSLNKFNPMGDLLASGMGFNILIWSREILLMMKQEEMMKALREKGIPVGRKQEPKTRPSQKDKTSKTQPGKTLVKETTSTRSKRKDK; this is encoded by the exons ATGCGTCCCAAAAGGTCAGGTCAAGGAAAGAATACATCAGAGGCATCCTCCCAGAAGAAGGAGCCGGAAGAAGAGCCGCCCGGGAAGAGAAAACGAGAGCCGGATCCTGGAGTTGATAAAGGGAGCAAAAAATCTGGTCGGAAGAAAAATGTTACACAGGATGCCCCAGAGTGCAGCAAAG GCTTACAAGAGAGGAAAAAATACCACAAGCCAGAAGACATACAGACCAGCATTGTGCATTACCTGTACCGGAGCACGGTTGGGGGGAACGTCAGGGCAAAG TGCCTGCAGACTCCTTTCCTGCGGTCTTTGGCATCGTACATTCTCTATCGAACCAACAGCCCCTTTGACAGAAGGGTCACCACTCTAGAATGGCATCCGACCCACCCCAACACGGTGGCTGTAGGGTCAAAAGGAGGGGACATCATACTGTGGGACTACGAGCAGCTAAATAACACCATGATCCCTGGC ATTGGAGCTGGAGGCTGCATCACTGGGATGAAATTTGACCCATTCAACCCTAATCAGCTGTATACATCGTCGGTCGCAGGCAGCACCGTCCTGCAGGACTTCACCGGACGGACCGTACAGATATACACTAACACTGAAGACTGGGC TATGTGGTACTGCAGCCTGGACGTGTCCGCCAGCCAGCGGTGTGTGGTGACGGGAGATAACGTGGGAAACGTGGTACTGTTGGAGACGTGCGGAAAAGAG ATCTTTAAGGTCCGGCTACACAAGAAAAAGGTTACACACGTGGAATTTAACCCTCGATGTGACTGGCTTCTGGCCACCGCCTCCGTGGATCAGACGGTGAAGTTATGGGACTTGAGGAACATCAAGGATAAATCCAGTTGTCTGTACACGTTGCCACATGCCCGTGGTGTGAACTCGG CTTACTTCAGTCCTTGGGATGGTGCCAAGCTTCTCACTACCGACCAGCACAGTGAAATCCGTGTTTACTCTGCGTGCGATTGGTCACAGCCCCAGCGTATTATCCCACACCCGCACCGCCAGTTCCAGCACCTGACTGCCATCAAg GCCACATGGCATCCCCGTTACGACTTAATTGTGGCCGGACGGTACCCGGACCCTCAGTTCCCGGGATACACAGCAGATGAGTTGCGCACAGTTGACGTGTTTGACGGGCAGAACGGCAATATAGTGTGCCAGCTGTACGACCCCTATGCATCCGGTATTGTCTCG ctcaaCAAGTTCAACCCTATGGGAGACCTCTTGGCATCGGGAATGG GTTTTAACATATTGATCTGGAGCCGAGAGATCCTTCTAATGATGAAGCAGGAGGAGATGATGAAGGCTTTGAGAGAAAAAGGTATTCCAGTGGGGAGGAAACAAGAACCCAAAACGCGTCCCTCTCAGAAAGACAAGACAAGCAAGACGCAGCCGGGGAAGACCCTGGTGAAAGAAACGACGAGCACACGAAGCAAAAGGAAGGACAAGTGA